The following proteins come from a genomic window of Candidatus Bostrichicola ureolyticus:
- the ruvB gene encoding Holliday junction branch migration DNA helicase RuvB — MNYNKKLRPIKFCEFIGQNKIIENLKIFVKAAKQRKEALDHVLLYGLPGLGKTTLAHIIANELGVNMKITSGPVLEKPGDLAGILTNLEKNDVLFIDEIHRISPIVEEYLYSAMEDYKIDVMIESGPNARSVQIKIHPFTLLGSTTRSGLLTSPMRSRFGINCNLQLYSKYYLNNIIIRNANILNISIEDEAALEIANRSRGTPRIANILLRRVRDFAQVKGNGKIDLYISEMGLKSLNVDIKGLNEIDNKILNIIIEKFKGGPVGLNTIATIISENAVTIEEVYEPFLIQEGYLIRTPRGREVTALAYKHLGKKIYE, encoded by the coding sequence ATGAATTATAACAAAAAATTACGTCCTATAAAATTCTGTGAATTTATTGGTCAAAATAAAATTATAGAAAATTTAAAAATTTTTGTTAAAGCAGCTAAACAAAGAAAAGAAGCTTTAGATCATGTTCTTTTATATGGGTTACCAGGTTTAGGAAAAACTACATTAGCTCATATTATAGCTAATGAATTAGGTGTTAATATGAAAATTACTTCTGGTCCTGTTTTAGAAAAACCAGGTGATTTAGCTGGTATATTAACTAATTTAGAAAAAAATGATGTACTTTTTATAGATGAAATTCATCGGATTTCACCTATTGTAGAAGAATATTTATATTCAGCTATGGAAGATTACAAAATTGATGTAATGATTGAATCTGGACCTAATGCACGTTCTGTGCAAATAAAAATACATCCATTTACTCTTCTAGGTTCTACAACTCGTTCAGGATTATTAACATCCCCTATGCGTTCTAGGTTTGGTATTAATTGTAATTTACAATTATATTCTAAATATTATTTAAATAATATTATTATACGTAATGCTAATATTCTTAATATTTCTATTGAAGATGAGGCAGCATTAGAAATTGCTAATCGTAGTAGAGGTACTCCTAGAATTGCCAATATATTGCTTAGACGCGTTCGTGATTTTGCTCAAGTAAAAGGTAATGGTAAAATAGATTTATATATATCAGAAATGGGACTTAAATCACTAAATGTTGATATTAAAGGATTAAACGAAATAGATAATAAAATTCTTAATATTATTATTGAAAAATTTAAAGGTGGACCTGTAGGACTTAATACTATTGCTACAATTATAAGTGAAAATGCTGTAACAATTGAAGAAGTATATGAACCTTTTCTTATTCAAGAAGGATATTTAATACGAACACCTCGTGGTAGAGAAGTAACAGCATTAGCATATAAACATTTAGGAAAAAAAATTTATGAATAA
- a CDS encoding 2-oxoacid:ferredoxin oxidoreductase subunit beta → MNNFNTEDLVSSQKVNWCIGCGNYSILKQVQEILPKLGVSKENIVFISGIGCSSRFPYYMNTFGFHGIHGRAPAIATGVKLANPKLNIWIITGDGDSLAIGVNHLIHLLRRNINMQLLLINNEIYGLTKGQHSPTTKKNCNQPFNTLTLVLGAGASFVARSIDIETIHIKKMLIRCYEHIGTSFLEIYQNCNIFNDGVFNHFTEKTTKYDTTIFLEHNKPLIFGKKNNKGILLDGLEPKIISLEEGLYTIEDLWIHDEKDRTKANILAQFSDKNGFPYPFGVLYDEIRPCYDNIFEQKHKNNNINNNYFDGFIL, encoded by the coding sequence ATGAATAATTTTAATACTGAAGATTTAGTATCATCTCAAAAAGTTAACTGGTGTATTGGATGTGGTAATTATTCAATTTTAAAACAAGTACAAGAAATTTTACCTAAACTTGGTGTAAGTAAAGAAAATATTGTTTTTATATCTGGTATAGGTTGTTCTTCTCGTTTTCCATATTATATGAATACTTTTGGTTTTCATGGAATTCATGGTCGTGCACCAGCAATAGCTACAGGAGTAAAATTAGCTAATCCAAAATTAAATATTTGGATTATTACAGGAGATGGTGATAGTTTAGCTATTGGTGTAAATCATCTAATACATTTACTTAGACGTAATATAAATATGCAATTATTACTTATTAATAATGAAATTTATGGTCTTACTAAAGGACAACATTCTCCTACTACAAAAAAAAATTGTAATCAACCATTTAATACATTAACTCTAGTTTTAGGTGCTGGAGCATCTTTTGTAGCTAGATCTATAGATATAGAGACTATACATATTAAAAAAATGTTGATAAGATGTTATGAACATATAGGAACTTCATTTTTAGAAATATATCAAAATTGTAATATTTTTAATGATGGTGTTTTTAACCATTTTACCGAAAAAACTACAAAGTATGATACAACAATATTTTTAGAACATAATAAACCATTAATTTTTGGTAAAAAAAATAATAAAGGAATATTACTTGATGGATTAGAACCTAAGATAATTTCTTTAGAAGAAGGTTTATATACTATTGAAGATCTATGGATACATGATGAAAAAGATCGTACTAAAGCTAATATTTTAGCACAATTTTCTGATAAAAATGGTTTTCCATATCCATTTGGTGTATTATATGATGAAATAAGACCATGTTATGATAACATTTTTGAACAAAAACATAAAAATAATAATATAAATAATAATTATTTTGATGGATTTATTTTATAA